In the Alteromonas sp. M12 genome, one interval contains:
- a CDS encoding amidohydrolase family protein, with amino-acid sequence MNKFIASLNSILLLIIAATLISCSHSKAGKDEMSDHYTMSDFASVKKFDTHVHANKQATAFIEQAQADNFELLTINVDYPDFPPIDEQQAIALSLTQAYPKTLYFAATFSMLNWDNPSWASAVQKRLDKALADGAKAVKVWKNIGMSFRDSEQQLVMIDDAGLDPIFNHLSQLHVPVIGHQGEPHNCWLPIEQMSVNNDKQYFAAHPQYHMYLHPEMPSYEAQMLARNNMLDKHPKMRFIGAHLASLEWSVDAMSEFLQRYPDATIDLAARMGQVQAQSVNDLNKVRAFFITYQDRILYATDLTHSSEAADQEFKNSVHQKWLEDWRYLNTDSEFTVPEVDGIVTGLKLPKEVIDKIYYHNARRVFSIN; translated from the coding sequence GTGAATAAGTTTATAGCTTCCCTAAATTCAATACTGTTGTTAATCATAGCAGCAACACTGATCTCTTGCAGCCACTCTAAAGCTGGCAAAGATGAAATGTCAGATCATTACACAATGTCTGACTTCGCCAGTGTTAAAAAATTTGATACCCATGTGCACGCAAATAAGCAAGCTACGGCATTTATTGAACAAGCTCAAGCAGACAACTTTGAGCTATTGACTATTAACGTCGATTACCCTGATTTTCCGCCTATCGACGAACAACAAGCTATTGCCTTATCATTAACCCAGGCCTACCCGAAAACCCTGTATTTTGCTGCCACTTTTTCAATGCTCAATTGGGACAATCCTTCGTGGGCATCCGCGGTGCAAAAACGTTTAGATAAGGCCCTTGCCGATGGTGCTAAGGCCGTAAAAGTTTGGAAGAACATTGGCATGTCGTTCCGAGACAGCGAACAGCAGTTGGTGATGATTGATGATGCAGGTTTAGATCCTATATTTAATCATTTAAGTCAATTACATGTTCCCGTAATAGGACATCAGGGAGAACCCCATAACTGCTGGTTACCCATAGAGCAAATGAGCGTGAATAATGATAAACAGTATTTTGCTGCGCACCCTCAGTATCATATGTATTTGCACCCAGAAATGCCCAGTTATGAAGCGCAAATGCTAGCTCGTAACAATATGTTAGATAAACATCCTAAAATGCGCTTTATTGGTGCTCACCTAGCCAGTTTAGAGTGGAGTGTTGATGCCATGTCAGAGTTTTTGCAGCGCTATCCTGACGCGACCATTGATCTAGCTGCTCGCATGGGACAAGTACAAGCCCAGTCAGTAAATGATCTTAACAAAGTTAGAGCATTTTTTATAACCTATCAAGATCGCATCCTGTATGCCACAGATCTTACCCATAGTTCCGAAGCTGCAGATCAAGAATTTAAAAATAGCGTCCATCAAAAATGGTTGGAAGATTGGCGTTACCTTAACACAGACTCAGAGTTCACGGTGCCTGAAGTAGACGGCATCGTAACCGGCTTGAAGTTACCCAAAGAAGTAATCGATAAGATTTATTATCACAATGCTCGCCGAGTGTTTAGCATCAATTAA
- a CDS encoding glycoside hydrolase family 36 protein, producing the protein MRFKFATRLAAILVSVPLLHACITPEEPKNEVIKVENSGITLEFDGQLRTRVSATLGDKINVLGDYQTSEYLVTKSGELVDNFRVLNSTQQKVESELGKGIQTTLVGLASNGLQKQLQVQAFPDFPNTLFIRVTYKNTAEQSVILTKWVQNAYQLYATNNTGETHLASLLNDSEPDFWSYQGASYEDRRDWVMPLAPGYEQQNYMGMNATDYGSGTAVADIWRKDIGLAIGHIDLNPKLVSFPVTYPANEHIIDKAAYLQVELEKTVKLAPGDELTTLDTFVSVHQKDYYATLKMYRNVMARKGLTMADVPESAYEPIWCAWGYERDFSFEEILQTLPKAKELGLEWAVLDDGWQTAEGDWYLDPEKFPNGDADMKAFVGDIKSAGLKAKLWWAPLAVDPGTDMIEQHPEMLLLNEDGSTRDVTWWDSYYLCPADEQVRQHSVELVKKMLGEWGYEGLKIDGHHLNGVPPCYNPEHNHATPEASVEALADYWKLLYDTAMEINPEAVIEICPCGDSYAFHNLPYMNQTVSSDPLTSWQVRLKGKTLKGLMGESAPYYGDHVELSDDASDFASSFGIGAVLGTKFTMPSDNEAAQQFLLNPEKEAIWKQWFDLYNRKMLPKGTYLGELYDIGFDRPETHVVAKDGKLYFAFYADSFSGNLELRGLTAKQYRVTDYFHSKELGVVTVANGNAKLNAEFDQFLLVELTPIANSTVE; encoded by the coding sequence ATGAGATTCAAGTTCGCCACTCGATTGGCTGCCATTTTAGTGAGCGTGCCTTTGCTGCATGCTTGCATCACTCCGGAAGAGCCGAAAAATGAAGTCATCAAAGTCGAAAATAGCGGTATCACCCTTGAGTTCGATGGGCAATTGCGCACTCGTGTCTCTGCCACCCTAGGCGATAAAATTAATGTGCTTGGTGACTATCAGACAAGTGAGTATCTGGTTACTAAATCAGGTGAGTTAGTTGATAATTTTAGGGTGCTCAATAGTACTCAGCAAAAAGTTGAATCTGAACTAGGTAAGGGCATCCAAACCACTTTAGTTGGCTTGGCTTCCAATGGCTTACAAAAACAACTACAAGTACAAGCTTTTCCTGACTTCCCTAATACACTGTTTATTCGAGTCACATACAAAAATACCGCTGAGCAAAGTGTGATTCTGACTAAGTGGGTACAAAATGCCTATCAACTTTACGCCACTAACAACACTGGGGAAACTCATTTAGCTAGTCTGCTTAATGATTCTGAGCCAGATTTTTGGTCTTATCAGGGCGCATCTTATGAGGATCGCCGAGATTGGGTAATGCCTTTAGCTCCCGGTTATGAGCAACAAAACTATATGGGAATGAATGCCACCGATTATGGCAGTGGTACCGCAGTTGCTGATATTTGGCGAAAAGATATAGGATTAGCCATAGGTCATATCGATTTGAATCCAAAATTGGTGTCATTCCCTGTTACTTACCCTGCAAATGAACACATCATAGATAAAGCGGCTTATTTACAGGTTGAGTTAGAAAAAACCGTGAAGTTAGCCCCTGGAGATGAATTGACCACCCTGGATACCTTCGTATCTGTCCATCAAAAAGATTATTACGCAACACTGAAAATGTATCGCAACGTAATGGCGCGTAAGGGTCTGACCATGGCGGATGTTCCGGAGTCGGCTTATGAGCCTATTTGGTGTGCTTGGGGTTACGAACGTGATTTTAGTTTTGAAGAAATACTGCAAACTTTACCAAAAGCTAAAGAGTTGGGATTGGAATGGGCCGTCTTAGACGATGGCTGGCAAACGGCAGAAGGGGATTGGTATCTTGATCCAGAAAAATTCCCCAATGGTGATGCTGACATGAAAGCATTTGTTGGTGATATTAAATCTGCTGGATTGAAAGCCAAGTTATGGTGGGCGCCATTGGCTGTGGATCCTGGTACCGATATGATTGAACAACATCCTGAAATGTTGCTGCTTAATGAAGATGGTAGCACTCGAGATGTGACCTGGTGGGACAGTTACTATTTATGTCCCGCGGACGAGCAAGTCCGTCAACACAGTGTTGAGCTAGTTAAAAAGATGCTTGGTGAATGGGGTTATGAAGGTTTAAAAATTGACGGCCATCACTTAAACGGAGTTCCTCCTTGTTATAACCCAGAACACAATCACGCTACTCCTGAGGCATCAGTTGAAGCCCTAGCTGATTACTGGAAGTTACTTTATGACACTGCCATGGAAATTAACCCTGAAGCGGTAATAGAAATATGTCCTTGCGGAGACTCATATGCATTCCACAACCTCCCTTACATGAATCAAACCGTTAGCTCTGATCCACTAACATCTTGGCAAGTAAGATTAAAGGGGAAAACTCTAAAAGGCTTAATGGGGGAATCAGCACCTTATTACGGGGACCATGTTGAACTTAGTGACGATGCCAGTGATTTTGCATCATCTTTCGGCATTGGAGCGGTTCTTGGGACTAAGTTTACGATGCCATCAGACAATGAAGCGGCGCAGCAGTTTCTGCTCAACCCTGAAAAAGAAGCCATCTGGAAGCAATGGTTTGATTTATATAACCGCAAAATGCTTCCTAAAGGCACTTACTTAGGTGAACTATATGACATTGGTTTTGATCGCCCTGAAACCCATGTTGTTGCCAAAGATGGCAAGCTATACTTCGCATTTTATGCTGATAGTTTTAGTGGCAATCTTGAGTTGCGCGGTTTAACAGCTAAACAATACCGAGTAACAGACTATTTCCACTCAAAAGAACTAGGGGTAGTGACGGTAGCTAATGGTAATGCAAAATTGAACGCTGAATTTGACCAATTTCTATTGGTAGAGCTAACCCCAATTGCCAATAGTACAGTAGAGTAA
- a CDS encoding DMT family transporter: protein MQSKKWLIFAMVTTISWGLWGALTAVFANQSIPSTVVYSIWAITMIIPCIVALKLIGWKLETDKRSIWLGCWIGFLGSGGQMLLFYAVSVGPGYLIFPIVSLSPVITIALSLGLLKERTGLLGGIGILLAMLALPLFEYSPAGEEQSYGVLWFLLALGVMAAWGVQAFCMKLSNHHMSAESIFFYMTVTAVSLIPVAFLMTDSNAQVDYSFSMLFETASVQILNAIGALCLVYAFRYGKAIVVSPLTNAGAPLLSTVLTIVILDVIPNNVKIAGIIIATIAALILALEPEEKPQNSTLEGRAGE, encoded by the coding sequence ATGCAGTCAAAAAAATGGTTAATCTTTGCCATGGTAACCACGATTTCGTGGGGACTTTGGGGCGCATTAACTGCGGTATTTGCTAATCAATCAATTCCATCAACGGTGGTTTATAGCATATGGGCCATTACGATGATTATTCCTTGTATTGTCGCCTTGAAGCTCATTGGTTGGAAATTGGAGACCGACAAGCGCTCTATTTGGCTGGGTTGTTGGATTGGTTTCTTAGGCAGCGGTGGTCAAATGTTACTGTTTTACGCCGTATCTGTTGGTCCTGGTTACTTGATTTTTCCGATTGTCTCTTTATCGCCAGTGATTACCATTGCGCTCTCTTTAGGCTTGCTTAAAGAACGAACTGGTTTACTAGGTGGGATTGGTATCCTACTAGCAATGTTGGCGTTACCCTTGTTTGAGTATTCACCTGCTGGTGAAGAGCAGAGTTACGGTGTGCTTTGGTTCTTGTTAGCACTTGGTGTCATGGCTGCATGGGGAGTTCAAGCATTTTGTATGAAGCTTTCAAACCATCATATGAGCGCTGAAAGTATCTTCTTTTATATGACAGTCACCGCAGTTTCATTGATTCCTGTTGCTTTCCTAATGACAGATAGTAACGCACAGGTTGATTACAGTTTTTCTATGCTATTTGAAACAGCTTCGGTACAAATATTAAATGCCATTGGTGCGTTGTGTTTGGTTTATGCGTTTCGTTACGGCAAAGCCATCGTTGTTTCACCATTAACTAATGCTGGAGCGCCACTGTTATCTACCGTACTGACTATAGTGATTTTAGATGTGATACCTAATAACGTAAAAATTGCGGGCATTATTATTGCCACTATTGCTGCGCTAATTTTGGCGTTAGAACCAGAAGAAAAACCGCAGAATTCAACTTTGGAGGGGCGTGCAGGTGAATAA
- a CDS encoding TlpA disulfide reductase family protein yields MIRCCLLLLTVFASSMCLANTQSSMQDQLAPELVLANLNNTAEIDLEHYKGKVVYVDFWASSCFACRLSFPFLNKLQAKYAQQGFEIVAVNTDASKQDALDFLAKYPLNYPVAWDPEGTSADAYQVRALPTGFLIDASGKVRLVHLGFSVRHEAYLTAHVEKLLAEMIE; encoded by the coding sequence ATGATTCGCTGTTGCTTATTACTTCTAACGGTATTTGCCAGTTCAATGTGTCTGGCAAATACCCAATCAAGCATGCAAGATCAGTTAGCACCAGAGTTGGTATTAGCCAATTTAAATAATACGGCAGAAATTGACTTAGAACACTATAAAGGCAAAGTAGTATATGTGGATTTTTGGGCTTCTTCATGTTTTGCATGCCGCTTGTCTTTTCCGTTTCTAAACAAACTTCAGGCTAAATATGCCCAGCAAGGGTTTGAAATAGTGGCAGTTAATACTGACGCTTCAAAACAAGATGCTTTGGACTTTTTAGCCAAATACCCTCTTAACTACCCTGTAGCCTGGGATCCAGAGGGTACGTCAGCTGACGCCTACCAAGTGCGAGCCCTGCCTACAGGATTTTTAATCGATGCATCTGGCAAAGTTCGACTGGTACATCTAGGGTTCTCAGTGCGTCACGAAGCCTATTTAACCGCGCATGTGGAAAAATTATTGGCTGAAATGATTGAGTAG